In Sphingobacterium zeae, one genomic interval encodes:
- a CDS encoding DUF6896 domain-containing protein, giving the protein MGGFNYQFHGAGCRLEKDGIVCEFDFMPTNEYSIKFSLWKMREFILTNKAYGIVKLEESELHEVLYPLVGDGTIVKLVLGGVVWEIYQI; this is encoded by the coding sequence ATTGGTGGATTCAATTACCAGTTTCATGGTGCAGGGTGCCGCTTAGAGAAAGACGGTATAGTATGTGAATTTGATTTTATGCCTACAAATGAATATTCCATAAAGTTCAGCCTTTGGAAAATGCGTGAATTTATTTTGACCAATAAAGCATATGGAATAGTTAAATTGGAGGAGTCTGAATTACATGAGGTACTATATCCACTCGTTGGAGATGGGACTATTGTCAAATTGGTATTGGGGGGCGTAGTTTGGGAGATATACCAGATTTAA
- a CDS encoding Rpn family recombination-promoting nuclease/putative transposase: MARSKKHLGKYVDPRTDFGWKFYFGREDNKILLIEFLNSLFHGEKIISDLRYKPVEHDGDYKEMRRVVFDLHCIGSDGEVFIIEMQQLFQEFFKDRAVYYTSRLINKQLARGKKGSDYYLPEVYFIGILEFDMDRNGGSGISRVTERPYFYDVALCDKLTREIFYDKLGYKMISLPLFNKQPEELKTVMDQWLYLLKHLSTMDRLPTFLDKRIFGLIFEIGEIGKLTEEELMSYEASLKHKRDAESVFNSAKKSGEALGHAKGLAEGKAKGLAEGKAKGLAEGKAKGLAEGERKKALETAKAFKEMGLPIADIAKGTGLSVEEVEKL; encoded by the coding sequence ATGGCTAGATCAAAAAAACATTTGGGTAAGTATGTAGATCCACGTACCGATTTCGGTTGGAAATTTTATTTTGGTAGGGAGGACAACAAAATCTTACTGATAGAGTTTCTCAATAGTCTATTTCATGGAGAGAAGATAATTTCGGATCTAAGATATAAGCCTGTAGAACATGATGGTGATTATAAGGAAATGCGTCGTGTTGTATTTGATTTACATTGTATCGGCAGCGATGGTGAGGTTTTCATCATTGAGATGCAGCAGCTCTTTCAAGAATTTTTTAAGGACCGCGCGGTGTACTATACCTCACGTCTCATCAATAAACAATTAGCGCGAGGTAAGAAGGGTAGTGATTATTACCTACCTGAGGTTTACTTTATTGGTATTTTGGAGTTTGACATGGATAGAAATGGAGGTTCCGGTATATCCCGTGTCACAGAACGCCCTTATTTCTATGATGTGGCGCTGTGTGACAAATTGACCAGAGAAATATTCTATGATAAATTGGGATATAAAATGATTTCGCTCCCATTATTTAATAAACAGCCAGAAGAACTAAAGACAGTTATGGATCAGTGGTTGTACTTACTTAAACACTTGAGTACCATGGATAGATTGCCAACGTTTTTGGATAAAAGAATATTTGGTCTTATCTTTGAGATAGGAGAGATAGGTAAATTAACGGAGGAGGAGCTAATGTCATACGAAGCAAGTTTAAAACATAAGCGTGATGCTGAGAGCGTATTTAATTCGGCCAAGAAATCCGGAGAAGCTTTAGGTCACGCTAAGGGTCTAGCAGAAGGTAAAGCTAAAGGTCTAGCAGAAGGTAAAGCTAAAGGTCTAGCAGAAGGTAAAGCTAAAGGTCTAGCAGAAGGAGAGCGTAAAAAAGCTCTTGAGACTGCTAAAGCATTTAAGGAAATGGGGCTACCTATAGCTGATATTGCTAAAGGCACTGGACTTTCTGTTGAAGAGGTTGAAAAGCTCTAG
- a CDS encoding tetratricopeptide repeat protein, producing the protein MKKIFSLIVIILFCQILSAQTIEELNALGIKYAKKEKFDEAFSAFDKAINLYPNSPGTYVNRGNIHRFRGNYDLAITDYSKFLDFFPMNIDVLYARACVYKKVAAFDKAIFDYSRVIEINPSYTDIYFDRAYSYIRLKDYENAKNDLIAQLKISPKDFKSLANLINVKKELKLFEEALVDYDKLLNEFPNQPDLHILYNNRANIYRETNRPKEALVEIEKALKSNRNYAMGYFNRASIHLDLGDESNACKDFKKALSLNLQKNPHFEVDEDFEKLKSLCNVH; encoded by the coding sequence ATGAAAAAAATATTTTCGCTCATTGTCATAATTTTGTTCTGTCAAATTTTGAGCGCCCAGACCATAGAAGAATTAAATGCGCTAGGTATAAAATATGCTAAAAAAGAAAAATTTGACGAGGCTTTTTCAGCTTTCGATAAAGCAATAAATCTGTATCCTAATTCACCCGGTACCTACGTAAATAGAGGCAACATTCACCGGTTTCGAGGAAATTACGACCTTGCAATAACTGATTATTCAAAATTTCTGGATTTTTTTCCCATGAACATCGATGTGCTCTATGCTAGAGCATGTGTTTATAAAAAAGTTGCTGCATTTGACAAAGCAATTTTTGACTATTCGAGGGTAATTGAAATAAATCCATCCTACACGGACATATATTTTGACAGAGCATATTCTTATATCAGATTAAAAGATTATGAAAACGCAAAAAATGATCTAATAGCACAATTAAAAATATCGCCGAAAGATTTTAAGTCGCTTGCAAATCTGATAAACGTTAAAAAGGAATTAAAACTATTTGAAGAAGCGCTTGTGGACTATGATAAATTACTAAATGAATTTCCTAATCAGCCAGACCTTCATATACTTTATAACAATCGAGCGAATATCTATAGAGAAACCAATAGACCTAAAGAGGCACTAGTGGAAATAGAGAAAGCTTTAAAATCAAATAGGAACTATGCTATGGGTTACTTTAATCGGGCGTCCATCCATTTAGATCTTGGTGACGAGAGCAATGCTTGTAAAGATTTTAAAAAAGCGTTGTCTCTAAACCTTCAGAAAAATCCCCATTTTGAAGTAGACGAAGATTTTGAAAAGCTGAAATCACTTTGTAATGTTCATTAA
- a CDS encoding DUF4372 domain-containing protein, which translates to MVNINVFSKILSLIDREHFNFLVRKHNSDKHHKGINSWTHLVSMLFCHLSSADSVRDISNGLRSTTGNMRHMGISRVPSKSNLSYMNAHRDHVLFRDPYVELLDTLWQKQTQSKSLFYIFLISGQHQVCSHSF; encoded by the coding sequence ATGGTAAATATAAACGTATTTTCTAAGATTCTCTCGCTTATCGACCGCGAGCATTTCAATTTTTTGGTGCGCAAGCATAATTCAGACAAGCACCATAAAGGTATCAACAGCTGGACACATTTGGTAAGCATGCTTTTCTGCCATTTATCGTCTGCAGATTCGGTTAGAGACATCAGCAACGGTTTGCGGAGTACAACGGGCAATATGCGCCACATGGGTATCAGCAGGGTGCCCAGCAAGTCCAATCTGTCCTACATGAATGCGCATCGTGACCACGTGTTGTTTCGAGACCCATATGTGGAGTTATTGGACACGCTCTGGCAGAAGCAGACACAATCAAAATCCCTTTTTTATATTTTTTTAATAAGTGGTCAGCATCAGGTATGCTCACATTCCTTCTGA
- a CDS encoding DUF2711 family protein — protein sequence MGNIFDQEKLYPYEGAIKKHFEDYYDSVFVAFLPFFHLDREETDKSNLKKAKLLSHEEALKKIDFLKNLPEANRAIYNYENEQYPYDEEIFRNGKVIPWKNIVEGSGLVGYAELNTALRTSIGALFKRGFQDYW from the coding sequence ATGGGCAACATATTTGACCAAGAAAAATTATATCCTTATGAAGGTGCAATAAAAAAACATTTTGAAGATTATTATGACAGCGTTTTCGTTGCATTCCTCCCCTTCTTTCACCTTGACAGGGAGGAAACTGATAAAAGTAATCTAAAAAAGGCTAAGCTACTATCGCATGAAGAAGCGTTGAAGAAAATTGATTTTTTAAAAAACCTTCCCGAAGCGAATCGGGCAATCTATAATTACGAAAATGAACAATATCCTTACGATGAAGAAATTTTTAGGAATGGTAAAGTAATACCTTGGAAAAATATCGTGGAGGGTTCTGGTCTTGTAGGTTATGCGGAACTTAATACAGCCCTACGAACTTCAATAGGTGCGTTATTTAAGCGTGGGTTTCAAGATTATTGGTAA
- the dapB gene encoding 4-hydroxy-tetrahydrodipicolinate reductase encodes MKKVFIAGATGWVGKELSKAIVASSDYTLVGGLSRSEENLSDILGLDQAVIPLFDSIEKAIEKVDFDILIDFTSPKIAKENIIASIKNGKNSIVGTSGLSDLEYEEIGSLAEEKNVSVLAAGNFSITAVLLQRFSETAAKYIDHFEIIDYASQKKVDAPSGTVAELAYRLSKIQKPVLDVPVENTIGYKETRGATVNGIQVHAVRLPGHILGVEAIFGMEDERLNIKHEAGSGAAPYLKGIFIALNKIDTFKGLKRGLDTVMDF; translated from the coding sequence GTGAAAAAAGTTTTTATAGCCGGAGCCACAGGTTGGGTCGGTAAAGAATTGAGCAAAGCGATCGTGGCTAGTTCAGATTATACATTAGTCGGTGGGCTTTCAAGATCCGAAGAAAATTTATCGGACATCTTAGGTTTAGATCAAGCGGTAATTCCGCTATTTGATTCAATTGAAAAAGCGATTGAAAAGGTGGATTTTGATATTTTGATTGATTTTACATCCCCAAAAATTGCAAAGGAAAATATTATAGCTTCAATTAAGAATGGAAAAAATAGTATTGTTGGTACATCGGGGCTTTCAGATCTGGAATATGAAGAGATCGGCTCGCTTGCAGAAGAAAAAAATGTATCTGTGTTAGCCGCTGGTAATTTTTCAATAACGGCTGTTTTGTTACAAAGATTTTCGGAAACTGCAGCAAAATATATTGATCACTTCGAAATAATAGACTATGCTTCCCAGAAGAAGGTAGATGCTCCAAGTGGAACAGTTGCTGAACTTGCCTATCGCCTTTCTAAGATTCAAAAACCAGTTTTGGATGTGCCTGTAGAAAACACCATTGGTTATAAAGAAACGAGGGGAGCTACAGTCAATGGCATTCAAGTCCACGCAGTTCGCCTTCCGGGTCATATACTCGGTGTCGAAGCAATCTTTGGTATGGAAGACGAAAGACTGAATATTAAACACGAAGCAGGAAGCGGCGCAGCACCTTATCTTAAAGGCATTTTTATAGCTTTAAATAAAATAGATACATTTAAGGGACTCAAACGCGGCTTGGACACAGTAATGGATTTCTAA
- a CDS encoding PoNe immunity protein domain-containing protein encodes MYLNKTWYKKMKLTYWFDNDKNDVFFAYWSFEIAAIVKILGVNNTLLKNSENAIGVGIEAIS; translated from the coding sequence ATGTATCTCAATAAGACTTGGTACAAAAAGATGAAATTAACGTATTGGTTTGATAATGATAAAAATGATGTATTCTTTGCCTATTGGAGTTTCGAAATTGCTGCAATAGTGAAAATTTTAGGGGTAAATAACACGCTATTAAAAAACTCAGAGAATGCGATTGGAGTAGGTATTGAAGCAATAAGCTAA